Proteins from one Embleya scabrispora genomic window:
- a CDS encoding trehalose-6-phosphate synthase has protein sequence MDRHLFLASKRAAVSFAPDPVTGALRPWLAPGGTGNVVAEQAGVLDVTWIASADTDDDHRAARENPNGLSLRLRSGRDIRVRLLRHDRETFDVVQNFMTAQLMWAANNYGWDRWTTPTFGAETYTALERFTEFTEDFAGALLADSADVADPVYLVHDYQLVGVPARLRAVRATAPILLFVHIPWPSPDYWRILPRALRVGLLEGMLPATTIGFFAERWCRNFLDCVADLIPDADVDRNAGVIRWRGRRTGVRTMPLGYSPRALDADHPRLPAGIAEWAGDAPLVVHSGRTDPMKNAERAVRAFVSAHRRDPRVRSSRMLVRMNPNRLYVEANADYVRRVEYTIAEANAELGPDTVRLHCDNEVEHTIGCFRRADVLIFNSTVDGQNLSTFEAPLVNERDADVILSEMCGAAEILAPVCRTINPFDLVEQADALIAALTASSAERAAAAERRRKVAEPWTLEAWVRTQLERLDADHRDD, from the coding sequence ATGGACCGTCATCTGTTCCTAGCCAGCAAGCGTGCCGCAGTCAGCTTCGCCCCCGATCCGGTGACCGGCGCGCTGCGTCCCTGGCTCGCGCCCGGCGGCACCGGAAACGTGGTCGCCGAACAGGCGGGTGTGCTCGACGTGACCTGGATCGCCAGCGCGGACACCGACGACGATCATCGAGCGGCCCGGGAGAACCCGAACGGTCTGAGTCTGCGCCTGCGTTCGGGCCGCGACATCCGGGTCCGGCTGCTGCGGCACGACCGGGAGACCTTCGACGTCGTGCAGAACTTCATGACCGCGCAGCTGATGTGGGCCGCGAACAACTACGGCTGGGACCGGTGGACCACGCCGACCTTCGGCGCCGAGACCTACACCGCCCTGGAGCGATTCACCGAGTTCACCGAGGACTTCGCCGGTGCCCTGCTCGCCGACTCGGCCGACGTCGCCGATCCGGTGTACCTGGTGCACGACTACCAACTCGTCGGCGTACCGGCTCGATTGCGTGCGGTGCGGGCGACCGCGCCGATCCTGCTGTTCGTGCACATCCCCTGGCCCTCGCCCGACTACTGGCGGATCCTGCCCCGGGCACTGCGGGTGGGCCTGCTCGAAGGCATGTTGCCGGCGACCACGATCGGCTTCTTCGCCGAGCGGTGGTGCCGCAACTTCCTGGACTGCGTGGCGGATCTGATACCCGACGCCGACGTGGACCGCAACGCGGGGGTGATCCGGTGGCGCGGCCGGCGCACGGGGGTGCGCACCATGCCGCTCGGCTACAGCCCGCGCGCGCTCGACGCGGACCATCCCCGCCTGCCGGCGGGGATCGCCGAGTGGGCGGGCGACGCGCCCCTGGTGGTGCACAGCGGCCGGACCGACCCGATGAAGAACGCCGAACGCGCCGTCCGGGCCTTCGTGTCCGCCCATCGCCGGGATCCCCGGGTGCGGTCCTCCCGCATGCTGGTCCGGATGAATCCGAACCGGCTCTACGTCGAGGCGAACGCCGACTACGTCCGGCGGGTGGAGTACACGATCGCCGAGGCGAACGCCGAACTGGGCCCCGACACCGTGCGGTTGCACTGCGACAACGAGGTCGAGCACACCATCGGCTGCTTCCGCCGAGCCGACGTGCTGATCTTCAACTCGACGGTGGACGGCCAGAATCTGAGCACCTTCGAGGCTCCACTGGTCAACGAGCGCGACGCGGACGTGATTCTGTCCGAGATGTGCGGCGCGGCGGAGATCCTGGCCCCGGTCTGCCGCACGATCAACCCGTTCGACCTGGTGGAGCAGGCCGACGCGCTGATCGCCGCGCTGACCGCGTCCTCCGCCGAACGGGCGGCGGCGGCCGAGCGGCGGCGCAAGGTGGCCGAGCCGTGGACGCTGGAGGCGTGGGTCCGCACCCAACTGGAGCGGCTCGACGCGGATCACCGCGATGACTGA